The sequence below is a genomic window from Flagellimonas marinaquae.
TCTTTTAAAGGCATTTCTTGCCCTGCGATATTCTGTATTATTGAAGGAATACACATAGATACTGGTTCCCAGAGCTCCCCAGACTATTGGAGCTTTCCAATACCGTTTGTTGTATATCTGCCCCAAACCTGGAAGAATGGCAGAATAGAATGCGGCTTTACTGGGTGCCAATGGGTTGATGTTCTCTTTTTTTGTGACTTCTTCAAAAGTAACACCCTCTCCCTCCATTTTTTGGGTAAGGGAATCGGTATCTGGAGTTTTTTTCGTCTGCTCAGTTTTTTCTTCTTCTTGAGAAAAGCTGGACTGAAACATCAAAAAGGCAAAGAGCAATAAAAGGAGGTTTTTATTCACCTGTCAATAATTTTTTGATGCGCTGGAATTCTTCTTCGGAATGAAATGGTATCACAATCTTTCCTTTTCCGTTCTTCGAGGCGGTGATATCCACTTTGGTGGCCAACCGGTTCTTGATGGAATCCAAACTTTCGGAAACAAACCCGGGTACGTTCTGCGAACTTTTTTTGCTCTCGGATGCAGCGGCTTTTGGGTTTTTGTGCGATTTAACCAATTGTTCCGTAGCTCTAACGGAAAGGCCGTCCGATACAATTTTTTCGTAGATCGCTATCTGTTCCTTTTTCTTGTCGATATTGATCAATGCCCTACCATGCCCCATGCTTATAAACCCATCTCTCATACCCGTTTGGATAATGGGGTCGAGTTTTAACAATCGTAGATAGTTGGTAATGGTGGAACGTTTTTTGCCCACACGATCGCTCAATTTTTCTTGGGTGATTTCTATTTCATCAATCAACCTTTGGTAGGAGAGCGCGATTTCGATAGGGTCAAGATCCTGTCTTTGGATGTTTTCCACCAAGGC
It includes:
- a CDS encoding DUF5683 domain-containing protein, with protein sequence MNKNLLLLLFAFLMFQSSFSQEEEKTEQTKKTPDTDSLTQKMEGEGVTFEEVTKKENINPLAPSKAAFYSAILPGLGQIYNKRYWKAPIVWGALGTSIYVYSFNNTEYRRARNAFKRRLAGFADDEFYDINGDGSGPDVSSEALQEAQESSQRDRDLALVISIALYALNIIDANVDSHLKQYNVSDDLAVDFNPYIEINPFTNRPNYGMAMVIKF
- a CDS encoding ParB/RepB/Spo0J family partition protein, which translates into the protein MAKATKKQALGRGLSALLKDPDNDIKSVSDKNADQVIGNVVELDVNSIEVNPFQPRSNFNDEALEELASSIRELGIIQPITVRKLDFNKFQLVSGERRFRASKLVGLETIPAYIRIANDQESLEMALVENIQRQDLDPIEIALSYQRLIDEIEITQEKLSDRVGKKRSTITNYLRLLKLDPIIQTGMRDGFISMGHGRALINIDKKKEQIAIYEKIVSDGLSVRATEQLVKSHKNPKAAASESKKSSQNVPGFVSESLDSIKNRLATKVDITASKNGKGKIVIPFHSEEEFQRIKKLLTGE